One genomic window of Streptomyces sp. WP-1 includes the following:
- a CDS encoding serine hydrolase, with protein MSRVPTCVISSFQAPRVLHGHDPDRFVQIGSLTKPLTATVLTALAGSGVLALDDPLERFLPAPGGTGITLRHLAEHTSGLPRLPAGIRGRDPYAGFDERALDAVVRRLDTLATAPAGSTEEYSNLGYALVAATRTPYEELLRRHVLGPLGVTDVAADPPADVRLCRRGLFGRPRRTWTMTGAILPAGGLWATPRATARLVTGLLVERALGEPAPGWQRSGRLLWHNGATRGASVFAGAVPRGWILVHRLSGASAATDKLGVDTLVSFARSS; from the coding sequence ATGTCCCGCGTACCCACCTGCGTCATCAGCAGCTTCCAGGCGCCCCGGGTCCTCCATGGCCACGACCCCGACCGGTTCGTGCAGATCGGGTCCCTGACCAAGCCGCTCACCGCGACCGTGCTGACCGCCCTGGCCGGCAGCGGGGTCCTGGCGCTCGACGATCCGCTGGAACGGTTTCTGCCGGCGCCCGGCGGCACGGGGATCACCCTGCGCCATCTCGCCGAGCACACCTCGGGCCTGCCCCGGCTGCCCGCCGGGATCCGCGGGCGCGACCCGTACGCGGGCTTCGACGAGCGGGCCCTGGACGCGGTCGTACGACGCCTCGACACCCTGGCCACGGCCCCCGCGGGCAGCACCGAGGAGTACTCCAACCTCGGGTACGCCCTGGTCGCGGCCACCCGCACCCCGTACGAGGAACTCCTGCGCCGCCACGTCCTCGGCCCCCTCGGCGTCACCGACGTCGCCGCCGATCCCCCGGCCGACGTACGGCTGTGCCGCCGGGGGCTGTTCGGACGGCCGCGGCGGACCTGGACCATGACCGGCGCGATCCTGCCCGCCGGGGGACTGTGGGCGACGCCCCGGGCCACCGCCCGCCTCGTCACCGGACTGCTGGTCGAGCGCGCGCTCGGCGAGCCCGCGCCGGGGTGGCAGCGGTCGGGGCGCCTGCTGTGGCACAACGGCGCGACACGCGGCGCGTCCGTCTTCGCCGGTGCCGTACCGCGGGGCTGGATCCTCGTGCACCGCCTGTCCGGTGCGAGCGCCGCCACGGACAAGCTGGGCGTGGACACCCTGGTGTCCTTCGCGCGGTCCTCGTGA
- a CDS encoding CHAD domain-containing protein produces MAQQHLDPTDPTAEVVTGDALAGYLRTHATEFLRALRLHRETGGATGSGEDSVDAARALRRSARRISGSLHTYRPLLDAAWSESMRPELAWLSGTLALEHAYEARLERLLQALHRLSGAAAFPEQVTVPGGPAPAPPERGSLTVGAAKAGALLDRQLTLARTRAHSTALQALGSSRFHAVADKVALLASEVPLTPTAPTTDLRPLAGAARERLTDAVTALPLLTAGHPYNAEALIHGLSPDPSPHPQDGPWHQVRLLLRLHRYAREVLDPGTPVDVRLLAAGQALNRHRDASEAAAAAAQAARTPRIAPATAYALGVLHADQRHEVEAARFAFQRAWQREAVETV; encoded by the coding sequence GTGGCACAGCAACACCTTGACCCGACGGACCCCACCGCCGAGGTGGTGACGGGGGACGCCCTCGCGGGCTATCTGCGCACGCACGCCACGGAGTTCCTGCGCGCCCTGCGCCTGCACCGGGAGACCGGGGGCGCCACGGGCTCCGGCGAGGACTCCGTCGACGCGGCCCGCGCCCTGCGCCGCTCGGCCCGGCGCATCAGCGGCAGCCTGCACACCTACCGGCCGCTGCTCGACGCCGCCTGGTCGGAGTCGATGCGGCCCGAACTGGCGTGGCTCTCGGGCACCTTGGCCCTGGAGCACGCGTACGAGGCCCGGCTGGAGCGGCTGCTGCAGGCGCTGCACCGGCTGTCGGGGGCGGCGGCCTTCCCCGAGCAGGTGACGGTGCCCGGCGGCCCCGCCCCCGCCCCGCCCGAGCGCGGCAGTCTGACGGTGGGCGCGGCGAAGGCGGGCGCCCTGCTCGACCGCCAGCTCACCCTCGCCCGGACCCGCGCCCACTCCACCGCCCTCCAGGCGCTCGGCTCCAGCCGCTTCCACGCCGTCGCCGACAAGGTCGCCCTCCTCGCCAGCGAGGTCCCCCTCACCCCCACCGCCCCCACCACCGACCTGCGCCCGCTGGCCGGCGCCGCGCGGGAGCGGCTCACCGACGCCGTCACCGCGCTGCCGCTGCTCACCGCGGGCCACCCGTACAACGCGGAGGCCCTGATCCACGGCCTGTCCCCGGACCCCTCCCCGCACCCCCAGGACGGCCCCTGGCACCAGGTACGGCTGCTGCTGCGGCTGCACCGCTACGCCCGTGAGGTACTGGACCCCGGCACCCCCGTCGACGTACGCCTGCTGGCCGCGGGCCAGGCCCTGAACCGGCACCGCGACGCCTCCGAGGCGGCCGCCGCCGCGGCCCAGGCCGCCCGCACCCCCCGGATCGCCCCCGCCACGGCCTACGCCCTCGGTGTCCTGCACGCGGACCAGCGCCATGAGGTGGAGGCGGCCCGGTTCGCCTTCCAGCGCGCCTGGCAGCGGGAGGCGGTGGAGACGGTATGA
- a CDS encoding cell wall metabolism sensor histidine kinase WalK has protein sequence MNKVVRRYRSLPIRARLAVLVAAAVAFAVAAVSVTCWFIVERKLYEQIDKDLERSAPRPAAEAVYKLLASCPSKPVDPSPYGGLRTHETVYSQLVKPDGTPCVPSDSPGTVKTTAADRAVIRDGGTRSSGILRNGTDTQGNDVRVLTMPLVIDTNVGPQLYPGAAMMIAVPLKNTQKTLNDLALILLLVSGVGVLGAGAAGLAVARAGLRPVDKLTEAVEHVSRTEDLTIRIPVEDDSEDEVARLSRSFNSMTASLAGSRELQQRLIADAGHELRTPLTSLRTNIELLTRSEETGRPLPPEDRKALLNSVKAQMTELASLIGDLQELSRSAGQRGERVQVVPFQDTVEAALRRARLRGPELTITADLEPWFVVGEPSALERAVVNVLDNAVKFSPEGGTVEVRLADGVLTVRDHGPGVPEDELPHVFDRFWRSPGARALPGSGLGLSIVARTVQQSGGEVTLTPAPGGGSVATVRLPGAPVPPPEPAAAEVAG, from the coding sequence GTGAACAAGGTCGTACGGCGTTACCGCTCGCTCCCGATCCGGGCCAGGCTGGCCGTGCTGGTCGCGGCGGCGGTGGCGTTCGCGGTGGCGGCGGTGTCGGTGACGTGCTGGTTCATCGTGGAACGGAAGCTGTACGAGCAGATCGACAAGGACCTGGAGAGATCGGCGCCGCGCCCGGCGGCCGAGGCGGTGTACAAGCTGCTCGCCTCGTGCCCGTCGAAGCCGGTCGACCCCTCTCCGTACGGCGGTCTGCGCACCCACGAGACCGTCTACTCGCAGCTGGTCAAGCCGGACGGCACGCCCTGCGTCCCCTCGGACTCCCCGGGCACGGTGAAGACCACCGCCGCCGACCGGGCCGTGATCCGTGACGGCGGCACCCGCAGCAGCGGCATCCTGCGCAACGGCACGGACACCCAGGGCAACGACGTCCGGGTGCTCACGATGCCGCTCGTGATCGACACCAATGTGGGTCCCCAGCTGTATCCGGGCGCGGCCATGATGATCGCGGTCCCGCTGAAGAACACCCAGAAGACCCTCAACGACCTGGCACTCATCCTGCTGCTGGTCTCCGGTGTCGGCGTCCTCGGCGCGGGCGCCGCGGGTCTCGCCGTCGCCCGGGCCGGGCTGCGGCCGGTGGACAAGCTCACGGAGGCCGTGGAGCACGTCTCCCGCACCGAGGACCTGACCATCCGCATCCCCGTGGAGGACGACAGCGAGGACGAGGTGGCCCGGCTGTCGCGGTCGTTCAACTCCATGACGGCGTCGCTGGCCGGCTCCCGGGAGCTCCAGCAGCGGCTGATCGCGGACGCCGGGCACGAGCTGCGCACCCCGCTGACCTCGCTGCGCACCAACATCGAACTGCTCACCCGCAGCGAGGAGACCGGCCGTCCGCTGCCGCCCGAGGACCGCAAGGCGCTGCTGAACTCGGTGAAGGCGCAGATGACGGAACTGGCCTCGCTGATCGGCGACTTGCAGGAGTTGTCGCGTTCGGCGGGGCAGCGCGGCGAGCGGGTGCAGGTGGTGCCGTTCCAGGACACCGTGGAGGCGGCGCTGCGCCGGGCCCGGCTGCGCGGCCCGGAGCTGACGATCACGGCGGACCTGGAGCCCTGGTTCGTGGTCGGGGAGCCGTCCGCGCTGGAGCGCGCGGTGGTCAACGTCCTGGACAACGCGGTGAAGTTCAGCCCCGAGGGCGGCACCGTGGAGGTCCGGCTGGCCGACGGCGTCCTCACGGTCCGCGACCACGGCCCCGGTGTCCCCGAGGACGAACTCCCGCATGTCTTCGACCGCTTCTGGCGCTCCCCCGGCGCCCGCGCCCTCCCCGGCTCCGGCCTCGGCCTGTCCATCGTCGCCCGCACGGTCCAGCAGTCCGGCGGCGAGGTCACGCTGACCCCGGCCCCCGGCGGCGGCTCGGTGGCGACCGTACGCCTGCCGGGCGCCCCGGTCCCCCCACCGGAGCCGGCCGCCGCCGAGGTGGCGGGGTAG
- a CDS encoding GntR family transcriptional regulator encodes MVEYRIDRHSGVATYVQIVQQTKQALRLGLLRPGDRLPTAREVVEATAINPNTVLKAYRELEREGLVEARRGLGTFVRRALGAAPADSPLRTELEDWARRADAAGLEREDVAALFTAVLDKHFQGDPS; translated from the coding sequence GTGGTCGAATATCGCATCGACCGGCACAGCGGTGTCGCCACGTACGTCCAGATCGTCCAGCAGACCAAGCAGGCCCTGCGCCTGGGCCTGCTGCGCCCCGGCGACCGGCTGCCGACGGCCCGCGAGGTCGTCGAGGCCACCGCCATCAACCCCAACACCGTCCTCAAGGCCTACCGCGAACTGGAGCGGGAGGGCCTGGTCGAGGCACGGCGCGGCCTGGGCACCTTCGTGCGCCGGGCACTGGGCGCCGCCCCCGCCGACTCCCCGCTCCGCACCGAGCTGGAGGACTGGGCCCGCCGCGCGGACGCGGCCGGCCTGGAGCGGGAGGACGTGGCCGCGCTCTTCACCGCCGTACTCGACAAGCACTTCCAGGGAGATCCGTCATGA
- a CDS encoding ABC transporter ATP-binding protein, protein MSSDTALRADALGKRFGRRGGWALRDCAFHLPTGRVCAVVGPNGAGKSTLLSLTAALTGPTEGALTVLGTTPAKARPRVGYVAQDKPLYPQLTVAETLRMGADLNPGRWDAELAGHIVKELDASARIRTLSGGQRTRVALALALGKRPELLLLDEPMADLDPLARHELMGTLMGQAAMHGTTIVLSSHVIAELEDSCDHLLLVAGGRVRLAGEIDELLAAHLRVSGAASADLTPHTVVESRVTGRQLTALIRPAGPLADDWRTTAPSLEELVLAHLRGTGAPNPTEERAA, encoded by the coding sequence ATGAGCAGCGACACGGCCCTGCGGGCCGACGCTCTGGGCAAACGGTTCGGCCGCCGGGGCGGCTGGGCCCTGCGGGACTGCGCCTTCCACCTGCCGACGGGGCGCGTGTGCGCCGTCGTGGGCCCCAACGGGGCGGGCAAGTCCACCCTCCTGTCCCTCACCGCCGCGCTGACGGGCCCCACCGAGGGCGCCCTCACCGTCCTCGGCACCACCCCCGCGAAGGCCCGGCCCCGGGTCGGCTACGTCGCCCAGGACAAGCCGCTGTACCCGCAGCTCACCGTCGCGGAGACGCTGCGCATGGGCGCCGACCTCAACCCGGGGCGCTGGGACGCGGAGCTGGCCGGGCACATCGTCAAGGAGCTGGACGCGTCCGCCCGGATCCGTACCCTCTCCGGCGGCCAGCGCACCCGGGTCGCGCTCGCCCTCGCCCTCGGCAAGCGGCCCGAGCTGCTGCTCCTGGACGAGCCGATGGCCGACCTCGACCCGCTGGCCCGGCACGAGCTGATGGGCACGCTGATGGGCCAGGCCGCGATGCACGGCACCACCATCGTGCTGTCCTCGCACGTCATCGCGGAGCTGGAGGACTCCTGCGACCATCTGCTGCTGGTCGCGGGCGGCCGGGTGCGGCTGGCCGGCGAGATAGACGAGCTGCTCGCGGCCCATCTGCGGGTCAGCGGCGCCGCGAGCGCCGACCTCACCCCGCACACCGTGGTCGAGTCCCGCGTCACCGGCCGCCAGCTCACCGCGCTGATCCGCCCGGCCGGACCGCTCGCCGACGACTGGCGCACCACCGCGCCCTCCCTCGAAGAGCTGGTCCTCGCCCATCTGCGGGGCACCGGCGCACCGAACCCGACCGAGGAGCGTGCCGCGTGA
- a CDS encoding ABC transporter permease yields the protein MTLTAVPADRPRQTRWLLRLHRPALYTWAVLWVALTALLLALDGPLLNAAADAWQQVRNCGTTERCTYDQQAILRYKSYYNYATIALNALPFLLAAWAGAALTGRELESGTARLAWTQATSPARWLAVRLAVPALGVTVCTGLLAWLHHRAWAASQGRIDSAKEWYDRFTFHAGGPTLAAMALAGLAAGALAGLLLRRTLPALVVGVLAAGVVRGLTELAMPHLWPAVTRLSTVDQGFLGDGLVVDQGMVTSSGAHVPPPSCDSIASCSAVYDRFAGRYNTYQPHSHLWGLQLTTTALTLAVAALLVTGCFLVLRRQTGTPRAARATA from the coding sequence ATGACCCTGACCGCCGTGCCCGCCGACCGGCCCCGGCAGACCCGCTGGCTGCTGCGCCTGCACCGGCCCGCGCTGTACACCTGGGCCGTGCTCTGGGTCGCTCTGACCGCCCTGCTGCTCGCCCTCGACGGCCCGCTCCTGAACGCGGCGGCGGACGCCTGGCAGCAGGTCAGGAACTGCGGCACGACCGAGCGGTGCACCTACGACCAGCAGGCGATCCTGCGCTACAAGAGCTACTACAACTACGCCACCATCGCCCTGAACGCGCTGCCCTTCCTGCTGGCCGCCTGGGCGGGCGCCGCGCTGACCGGCCGGGAGCTGGAGTCCGGGACCGCCCGGCTCGCCTGGACCCAGGCCACCTCCCCGGCGCGCTGGCTGGCCGTGCGCCTCGCCGTCCCGGCGCTCGGCGTCACCGTCTGCACCGGCCTGCTGGCCTGGCTGCACCACCGCGCCTGGGCCGCGAGCCAGGGCCGGATCGACTCCGCCAAGGAGTGGTACGACCGCTTCACCTTCCACGCGGGCGGGCCCACCCTCGCGGCCATGGCCCTCGCCGGGCTCGCCGCCGGCGCCCTGGCCGGCCTGCTGCTGCGCCGGACGCTGCCCGCGCTGGTCGTCGGCGTGCTGGCGGCGGGCGTCGTGCGCGGGCTGACCGAGCTGGCGATGCCGCACCTGTGGCCCGCGGTGACCCGGCTGAGCACCGTCGACCAGGGCTTCCTCGGCGACGGCCTGGTGGTCGACCAGGGCATGGTGACCTCCTCCGGCGCCCATGTGCCGCCCCCGTCGTGCGATTCCATCGCGTCCTGCTCGGCGGTGTACGACCGCTTCGCCGGCCGCTACAACACCTACCAGCCGCACTCCCACCTCTGGGGCCTCCAGCTCACCACCACCGCGCTGACCCTGGCCGTCGCCGCGCTGCTGGTCACCGGATGCTTCCTGGTCCTGCGCCGGCAGACCGGGACGCCGCGCGCCGCGCGGGCCACCGCCTGA
- a CDS encoding RNA degradosome polyphosphate kinase gives MSQQDTQAEVQHPQPSVGSIAAHRPHTLTAAVSDLEPDIDADLDTYEESPADGAPLPQGRFLDRERSWLAFNERVLELAEDPNTPLLERANFLAIFASNLDEFFMVRVAGLKRRIATGVATRSASGLQPREVLEMIWARSRELMARHAACYHEDVAPALAEEGIHLVRWSELADKEQARLFTLFRHQIFPVLTPLAVDPAHPFPYISGLSLNLAVVVRNPVSGHKHFARVKVPPLLSRFLESSPGRYVPVEDVIGAHLEELFPGMEVLEHHAFRLTRNEDLEVEEDDAENLLQALEKELMRRRFGPPVRLEVEESIDREVLDLLVRELKISEAEVYPLPGPLDLTGLFRIHGLDRPELKYRKFVAGTHRDLAEVESASAPDIFAALRQRDVLLHHPYDSFSTSVQAFLQQAAEDPDVLAIKQTLYRTSGDSPIVDALIDAAESGKQVLVLVEIKARFDEHANIKWAKKLEEAGCHVVYGLVGLKTHCKLSLVVRQEGETLRRYSHVGTGNYHPKTARLYEDLGLLTADPQVGADLSDLFNRLSGYSRRETYRRLLVAPKSLRDGLISRITKEIQHHRAGRAAFIRIKVNSMVDEAVIDALYRAAQAGVPVDVWVRGICAIRPGVPGLSENIRVRSILGRFLEHSRVFAFGNGGEPEVWIGSADMMHRNLDRRIEALVRVVDPGHRAAINRLLDTGMSDGTASWHLGPDGEWTRHATDADGQPLRNIQEMLIDARRRRRGTATP, from the coding sequence ATGAGCCAGCAAGACACCCAGGCAGAGGTACAGCACCCGCAGCCCTCCGTGGGCTCCATCGCGGCGCACCGGCCGCACACCCTGACCGCCGCGGTCTCCGACCTGGAACCCGACATCGACGCGGACCTCGACACGTACGAGGAGTCCCCGGCCGACGGCGCCCCGCTGCCCCAGGGCCGCTTCCTCGACCGGGAGCGCAGCTGGCTCGCCTTCAACGAACGCGTCCTGGAACTGGCCGAGGACCCGAACACGCCCCTGCTGGAGCGCGCCAACTTCCTCGCGATCTTCGCCAGCAACCTGGACGAGTTCTTCATGGTCCGGGTCGCCGGACTCAAGCGCCGCATCGCCACCGGCGTGGCCACCCGGTCCGCCTCCGGGCTCCAGCCGCGCGAGGTCCTGGAGATGATCTGGGCCCGCTCCCGCGAGCTGATGGCCCGGCACGCCGCCTGCTACCACGAGGACGTCGCCCCCGCGCTCGCGGAGGAGGGCATCCACCTGGTGCGCTGGAGCGAACTGGCGGACAAGGAGCAGGCCCGCCTGTTCACCCTGTTCCGGCACCAGATCTTCCCGGTCCTCACCCCGCTCGCCGTCGACCCCGCGCACCCCTTCCCGTACATCTCCGGCCTGTCCCTGAACCTGGCCGTCGTCGTGCGCAACCCGGTCAGCGGCCACAAGCACTTCGCGCGCGTGAAGGTGCCGCCGCTGCTCTCCCGCTTCCTGGAGTCCAGCCCCGGCCGGTACGTCCCCGTCGAGGACGTCATCGGCGCGCACCTCGAAGAGCTGTTCCCGGGCATGGAGGTCCTGGAGCACCACGCCTTCCGGCTCACCCGCAACGAGGACCTGGAGGTCGAGGAGGACGACGCCGAGAACCTCCTCCAGGCCCTGGAGAAGGAGCTCATGCGGCGCCGGTTCGGGCCGCCGGTGCGCCTGGAGGTCGAGGAGTCCATCGACCGCGAGGTGCTCGACCTGCTGGTGCGCGAGCTGAAGATCTCCGAGGCCGAGGTCTACCCGCTGCCCGGCCCGCTCGACCTGACGGGGCTGTTCCGCATCCACGGTCTCGACCGGCCGGAGCTGAAGTACCGCAAGTTCGTCGCGGGCACCCACCGCGACCTCGCCGAGGTCGAGTCGGCCTCCGCGCCCGACATCTTCGCGGCGCTGCGCCAGCGGGACGTGCTGCTGCACCACCCGTACGACAGCTTCTCCACCTCCGTGCAGGCCTTCCTCCAGCAGGCCGCCGAGGACCCGGACGTCCTCGCGATCAAGCAGACCCTGTACCGCACCTCGGGCGACTCCCCGATCGTGGACGCGCTCATCGACGCCGCCGAGTCCGGCAAGCAGGTCCTGGTGCTGGTGGAGATCAAGGCCCGCTTCGACGAGCACGCCAACATCAAGTGGGCGAAGAAGCTGGAGGAGGCCGGCTGCCACGTCGTCTACGGCCTGGTCGGCCTGAAGACGCACTGCAAGCTGTCGCTGGTGGTCCGCCAGGAGGGCGAGACCCTGCGCCGCTACAGCCACGTCGGCACCGGCAACTACCACCCGAAGACCGCCCGGCTGTACGAGGACCTCGGGCTGCTCACCGCCGACCCGCAGGTCGGCGCCGACCTCTCCGACCTGTTCAACCGGCTGTCCGGCTACTCCCGCCGGGAGACCTACCGCCGGCTGCTGGTCGCCCCCAAGTCCCTGCGCGACGGCCTGATATCGCGGATCACCAAGGAGATCCAGCACCATCGCGCGGGCAGGGCGGCGTTCATCCGCATCAAGGTCAACTCGATGGTCGACGAGGCCGTCATCGACGCCCTCTACCGGGCCGCCCAGGCGGGCGTGCCGGTGGACGTCTGGGTCCGCGGCATCTGCGCGATCCGGCCCGGCGTCCCGGGGCTCTCGGAGAACATCCGGGTCCGCTCGATCCTCGGCCGCTTCCTGGAGCACTCCCGGGTGTTCGCCTTCGGCAACGGCGGCGAGCCCGAGGTGTGGATCGGCAGCGCCGACATGATGCACCGCAACCTCGACCGTCGGATCGAGGCCCTGGTGCGGGTCGTCGACCCCGGCCACCGGGCGGCCATCAACCGGCTGCTGGACACCGGCATGTCCGACGGCACCGCGTCCTGGCACCTCGGCCCGGACGGCGAGTGGACCCGGCACGCGACCGACGCGGACGGCCAGCCCCTGCGCAACATCCAGGAGATGCTCATAGACGCCCGGAGGCGCCGGCGTGGCACAGCAACACCTTGA
- a CDS encoding S1C family serine protease, whose product MTESFRRSGEYDYDDPQGPHSQQYGYSAPVNPEWPPPPAYEPTAGSPVPAAGPEPEPRRRRTRGSVALLAAVAIVAAAVGGATAYGFQELAGKNDVTATGTSTAVVPAGKKGDVAAIAAAVSPSVVEINATLDNGSSTGSGVVISSNGEIVTNNHVIAGAQSVKVRTSDGHSYTADVVGTDSSKDLALIKLEGASGLRAASLGNSSGVQVGDSVVAIGSPEGLTGTVTSGIVSALDRDVTVPTDESQAQGQGGDGSWPFQFGGRNFNGDTGSSTTTYKAIQTDASLNPGNSGGALIDAAGNIIGINSAMYSSSQQASSSSDAGSIGLGFAIPVNTVKSDLAKLRSGGRN is encoded by the coding sequence ATGACCGAGAGCTTCCGCCGCAGCGGCGAGTACGACTACGACGACCCGCAGGGTCCCCACAGTCAGCAGTACGGCTACTCCGCTCCCGTGAACCCGGAGTGGCCGCCCCCGCCGGCGTACGAGCCGACGGCGGGCTCGCCCGTGCCGGCCGCCGGTCCGGAGCCGGAACCGCGGCGCAGGCGCACCCGGGGCTCCGTGGCCCTCCTCGCGGCGGTCGCGATCGTCGCGGCGGCGGTCGGCGGCGCCACCGCGTACGGCTTCCAGGAGCTCGCCGGCAAGAACGACGTGACCGCCACCGGGACCAGCACCGCCGTGGTGCCGGCCGGCAAGAAGGGCGATGTCGCCGCGATCGCGGCCGCGGTCAGCCCGAGCGTGGTGGAGATCAACGCCACCCTCGACAACGGTTCCTCCACCGGCTCCGGCGTGGTCATCTCGTCCAACGGCGAGATCGTCACCAACAACCACGTCATCGCGGGCGCCCAGTCGGTCAAGGTGCGCACCAGCGACGGGCACAGCTACACCGCCGACGTGGTGGGCACCGACAGCTCCAAGGACCTCGCGCTGATCAAGCTGGAGGGCGCCTCGGGGCTGCGGGCGGCGTCCCTCGGCAACTCCAGCGGGGTGCAGGTCGGTGACTCGGTCGTGGCGATCGGCTCGCCCGAGGGCCTGACCGGCACCGTCACCAGCGGCATCGTCTCGGCGCTCGACCGGGACGTCACGGTGCCCACCGACGAGAGCCAGGCGCAGGGCCAGGGCGGCGACGGAAGCTGGCCGTTCCAGTTCGGCGGCCGCAACTTCAACGGCGACACCGGCTCGTCCACCACGACGTACAAGGCGATCCAGACGGACGCCTCCCTCAACCCCGGCAACTCCGGCGGCGCGCTGATCGACGCGGCCGGCAACATCATCGGCATCAACTCCGCGATGTACTCGTCGAGCCAGCAGGCGTCCTCGTCCTCGGACGCGGGCAGCATCGGCCTCGGCTTCGCGATCCCCGTCAACACGGTCAAGTCCGACCTGGCCAAGCTGCGGTCGGGCGGGCGGAACTAA
- a CDS encoding response regulator transcription factor: protein MSPAEGDRDTQRILIVDDEPAVREALQRSLAFEGYDTEVAVDGADALEKAAAYQPDLVVLDIQMPRMDGLTAARRIRGGGDTLPILMLTARDTVGDRVTGLDAGADDYLVKPFELDELFARIRALLRRSSYAAAVSPAAQADEALTFGDLRMDLATREVTRGGRQVELTRTEFTLLEMFMAHPRQVLTREQILKAVWGFDFEPSSNSLDVYVMYLRRKTEAGGEPRLVHTVRGVGYVLRQGGAE from the coding sequence ATGAGCCCCGCCGAAGGCGACCGTGACACCCAGCGCATCCTGATCGTCGACGACGAGCCGGCCGTACGCGAGGCGCTCCAGCGCTCCCTCGCCTTCGAGGGGTACGACACGGAGGTCGCCGTCGACGGGGCGGACGCGCTGGAGAAGGCCGCGGCGTACCAGCCGGACCTGGTCGTCCTGGACATCCAGATGCCCCGGATGGACGGTCTGACGGCGGCCCGCCGCATCCGCGGCGGCGGGGACACCCTCCCGATCCTCATGCTCACCGCCCGCGACACGGTCGGCGACCGGGTGACCGGCCTGGACGCGGGCGCCGACGACTACCTCGTCAAGCCCTTCGAGCTGGACGAGCTGTTCGCCCGGATCCGCGCCCTGCTGCGGCGCAGTTCCTACGCGGCCGCCGTCTCCCCGGCGGCCCAGGCGGACGAGGCCCTCACCTTCGGCGATCTGCGCATGGACCTCGCCACCCGGGAGGTCACCCGGGGCGGCCGGCAGGTGGAGCTGACCCGCACCGAGTTCACGCTCCTGGAGATGTTCATGGCGCACCCGCGCCAGGTCCTCACCCGGGAGCAGATCCTCAAGGCGGTCTGGGGCTTCGACTTCGAGCCGTCCTCCAACTCCCTCGACGTGTACGTGATGTACCTGCGCCGCAAGACCGAGGCGGGCGGGGAGCCCCGGCTGGTGCACACCGTGCGGGGCGTCGGCTACGTCCTGCGGCAGGGCGGCGCCGAGTGA
- the mshD gene encoding mycothiol synthase, producing the protein MSSDDTVRAFPARSIETLSALTPDQAESVLTLLGEAARVDGQQPVSEQGRLQLRGEAREGVSHLLLTVDGQLVGYAQLEDTDPVEAPAAELVIGPAYRGHGHGRALGAALLAASGKRLRVWAHGGHPAARHLAQVLGLTLFRELRQMRRSLTGLELPDPQLPEGVRVRAFEPGKDDTAWLAVNAGAFAHHPEQGSLTQRDLDDRKAQPWFDPAGFFLAERRGELIGFHWTKVHAEEGLGEVYVLGVRPGEQGGGLGKALTTIGLRHLAAQGLPTAMLYVDADNKAAVSVYERLGFRTYETDLMYRTET; encoded by the coding sequence ATGAGCAGCGACGACACCGTACGGGCCTTTCCCGCCCGCTCCATCGAGACCCTTTCCGCGCTCACCCCGGACCAGGCCGAGTCCGTGCTCACCCTGCTCGGCGAGGCCGCGCGGGTCGACGGGCAGCAGCCGGTGTCCGAGCAGGGCCGGCTCCAGCTGCGCGGGGAAGCCCGGGAGGGCGTCTCGCATCTGCTGCTGACCGTCGACGGCCAACTCGTCGGCTACGCCCAGCTGGAGGACACCGATCCGGTGGAGGCGCCGGCCGCCGAACTCGTCATCGGCCCCGCGTACCGCGGGCACGGGCACGGGCGGGCGCTCGGCGCGGCCCTGCTCGCCGCCTCCGGCAAGCGGCTGCGGGTGTGGGCGCACGGCGGGCACCCGGCCGCCCGCCATCTCGCCCAGGTGCTCGGCCTCACCCTGTTCCGCGAACTGCGCCAGATGCGGCGGTCGTTGACCGGTCTCGAACTGCCGGACCCACAGCTGCCCGAGGGCGTGCGCGTGCGCGCCTTCGAGCCCGGCAAGGACGACACCGCGTGGCTCGCGGTCAACGCGGGCGCGTTCGCCCACCATCCCGAGCAGGGCTCGCTGACCCAGCGCGACCTGGACGACCGCAAGGCCCAGCCGTGGTTCGACCCGGCCGGGTTCTTCCTCGCCGAGCGGCGCGGGGAGCTGATCGGCTTCCACTGGACGAAGGTGCACGCCGAGGAGGGCCTCGGCGAGGTCTATGTGCTCGGTGTCCGCCCCGGCGAGCAGGGCGGCGGCCTCGGCAAGGCGCTCACCACCATCGGCCTGCGCCATCTCGCCGCACAGGGCCTGCCGACCGCGATGCTCTACGTGGACGCCGACAACAAGGCGGCGGTCTCGGTGTACGAGCGGCTGGGCTTCCGTACGTACGAGACGGACCTGATGTACCGGACAGAGACGTGA